Proteins found in one Bremerella volcania genomic segment:
- a CDS encoding HEAT repeat domain-containing protein, translating to MDQQSPLCGILIALVLGLTGCASNGAIVDPIIWWDKDDPADLAKYGPTPIQRIEALDDLASGARGMSAERRSEEAAKIAKALPEEKNEVIRVHMLRSLAKLNTPEAFAAMKSSIYDSAADVRREAVVALGESKNPEAIDALADVLIRDRDYDVRIAAATALGQYKTQKAKEALVPALDARDPAMRFAAIESLRRTSNVDYQGDTAKWREFAMGGNPEPPPYSIADQIVPSFFR from the coding sequence ATGGACCAGCAGTCCCCGCTTTGCGGAATCCTGATCGCCCTTGTTTTGGGGCTGACCGGATGTGCCTCGAACGGAGCGATCGTCGACCCAATCATTTGGTGGGACAAAGACGATCCAGCAGACCTCGCCAAATATGGCCCGACCCCAATTCAGCGGATTGAAGCGTTGGACGATTTGGCTTCCGGTGCTCGCGGCATGTCGGCCGAGCGGCGATCGGAAGAGGCCGCCAAGATCGCCAAGGCCCTTCCGGAAGAGAAGAACGAAGTGATCCGCGTTCATATGCTGCGCAGCTTAGCTAAATTGAACACTCCCGAGGCGTTCGCGGCGATGAAGTCGTCGATTTACGATAGCGCTGCCGACGTGCGTCGCGAAGCCGTCGTTGCGCTGGGTGAATCGAAGAATCCCGAAGCGATCGACGCCCTGGCCGACGTACTGATCCGTGATCGGGACTATGATGTGCGGATCGCGGCCGCGACGGCGCTGGGCCAGTACAAAACTCAGAAAGCGAAAGAGGCGCTTGTGCCGGCGCTCGATGCACGGGATCCGGCAATGCGTTTCGCTGCCATCGAATCATTACGCAGAACCAGCAATGTCGACTACCAAGGCGACACGGCCAAGTGGCGCGAGTTTGCCATGGGTGGCAATCCTGAGCCGCCCCCTTATTCGATTGCCGATCAAATTGTGCCCAGCTTTTTTCGGTAG